Proteins from a single region of Labedella gwakjiensis:
- a CDS encoding (2Fe-2S)-binding protein: MSARRIPSSTDAVRPRASGPLSITLDGESFDGVDGQTLAGVLLGCGRMSWRATSSGARPRGVFCGIGVCFDCIAEVNGERDVRLCQRRASNGDELRTQRDLPPVPVEDPDTADHADPAGRADGATS; encoded by the coding sequence ATGAGCGCGCGACGCATCCCCTCCTCGACGGACGCCGTGCGGCCCCGAGCCTCCGGTCCGCTGTCGATCACGTTGGACGGAGAGAGCTTCGACGGCGTCGACGGACAGACCCTCGCGGGCGTGCTCCTCGGGTGCGGTCGGATGAGCTGGCGCGCGACGTCGTCGGGCGCCCGGCCCCGCGGCGTGTTCTGCGGGATCGGCGTCTGCTTCGACTGCATCGCCGAGGTGAACGGGGAGCGCGACGTGAGGCTCTGCCAGCGCCGCGCGTCGAACGGCGACGAGCTGCGCACCCAGCGCGACCTGCCCCCGGTGCCCGTGGAGGATCCCGACACCGCCGATCACGCCGACCCCGCAGGCCGCGCCGACGGAGCGACCTCGTGA
- a CDS encoding FAD-dependent oxidoreductase, whose product MTRVLVVGAGPAGLASAVAALDAGADVWLVDSSDETGGQYWRHLPEQRAGAGEARLHHGFALYRALRDRVLGDPACTVLLSSAVWSIERSASSPSGLTVNVSTGRIDATRARMTALQPDALVLATGAHDRTLPFPGWDLPGVFTGGAAQALAKGERVRVGERVVVGGAGPFLLPVASSVAESGARVVEVVEANRVGRILRGWSPRPWRLLGARSKAGELVGYVSTFVRRRIPYRTGSAVVAAHGTDRVEAVTIARLDADWRPIPGTERRVAADAVCVSHDFTPRLELAVAAGCALGPDRFVVVDDRQETSVPGVFAVGEITGIGGVDLALAEGAVGGAAAAGRNAPADAVRRRRVFADFATRIGAAHGIRPGWRHWLHDDTIVCRCEEVGYGRLCTTAAATDGEGLRSLKLSTRAGLGICQGRICGRTVEELLIAASPGDRFLDSVTTDRRPIVTPQRLGDLASIGDDPELP is encoded by the coding sequence GTGACCCGCGTGCTCGTCGTCGGGGCGGGTCCCGCCGGCCTCGCCTCCGCCGTCGCGGCCCTCGACGCCGGAGCGGACGTCTGGCTCGTGGACTCCTCGGACGAGACCGGCGGCCAGTACTGGCGGCACCTCCCCGAGCAGCGTGCGGGCGCCGGCGAGGCGCGCCTCCACCACGGCTTCGCTCTCTACCGCGCCCTCCGCGATCGCGTGCTCGGCGATCCGGCGTGCACCGTCCTGCTCTCCTCGGCCGTGTGGTCGATCGAGCGCTCGGCGTCGTCGCCCTCCGGCCTCACCGTGAACGTCTCGACGGGACGCATCGACGCCACCCGCGCGCGGATGACGGCGCTCCAGCCCGACGCGCTCGTCCTCGCGACGGGGGCGCACGACCGCACTCTCCCGTTCCCCGGGTGGGATCTGCCCGGCGTCTTCACGGGCGGCGCGGCCCAGGCCCTCGCGAAGGGGGAGCGCGTCCGCGTCGGCGAGCGCGTGGTGGTCGGCGGCGCCGGCCCGTTCCTCCTCCCGGTCGCGTCGTCGGTCGCCGAGTCCGGTGCCCGCGTGGTGGAGGTCGTCGAGGCGAACCGCGTCGGTCGCATCCTGCGCGGCTGGTCTCCTCGCCCCTGGCGTCTGCTCGGCGCACGCTCGAAGGCGGGGGAGCTCGTCGGCTACGTGTCCACGTTCGTCCGGCGACGCATCCCGTACCGGACCGGATCCGCCGTCGTCGCTGCCCACGGGACCGATCGCGTCGAGGCCGTGACGATCGCGCGGCTCGACGCCGACTGGCGTCCGATCCCCGGCACCGAGCGACGCGTGGCGGCCGATGCCGTGTGCGTGAGCCACGACTTCACCCCCCGGCTCGAGCTCGCCGTCGCGGCGGGCTGCGCCCTCGGCCCCGACCGCTTCGTCGTCGTCGACGACCGGCAGGAGACGAGCGTGCCCGGCGTCTTCGCCGTGGGCGAGATCACCGGCATCGGCGGGGTCGACCTCGCGCTCGCGGAGGGCGCCGTCGGCGGCGCTGCGGCGGCCGGACGGAACGCTCCGGCCGACGCGGTGCGCCGGCGTCGCGTCTTCGCGGACTTCGCCACGCGCATCGGCGCGGCCCACGGCATCCGCCCCGGCTGGCGGCACTGGCTGCACGACGACACGATCGTGTGCCGGTGCGAGGAGGTCGGCTATGGGCGGCTCTGCACGACCGCCGCCGCGACCGACGGAGAGGGCCTCCGCTCGCTCAAGCTCAGCACGCGCGCCGGTCTCGGCATCTGCCAGGGCCGCATCTGCGGACGCACCGTGGAGGAGCTGCTCATCGCGGCTTCCCCCGGCGACCGCTTCCTCGACTCGGTCACGACCGACCGCCGCCCGATCGTCACGCCCCAGCGGCTCGGCGACCTGGCGTCGATCGGCGACGACCCGGAACTCCCCTGA
- a CDS encoding dihydrodipicolinate synthase family protein — MEPRSILGGVIVATALPYKEDASAPAGLAVDYDRFAEHCDWLVSNGCDGVGPNGSLGEYSSLTDAERRRVIQVAVEAVGDRGIVVAGVHGPGSHQAKYWAELAAEDGAKGVLSLPPTMYRASRSQVVDHYAAISEVGLPIMAYNNPIDTKVDLVPDLVAELAQIENVVAIKEFSGDVRRAFEIAELCDIDIIAGADDVVFELLLDGAVGWFAGFPNAFPAESVEIYTLVRSGRIDEARELYKALVAIFRWDSRVEFVQAIKLSMEMVGRYGGPSRPPRGPLTPEHEAGVRADMQRAIDYLASRTPALV, encoded by the coding sequence ATGGAACCTCGCAGCATCCTGGGCGGCGTCATCGTCGCCACGGCGCTCCCCTACAAGGAGGACGCCTCAGCCCCCGCCGGCCTCGCGGTCGACTACGACCGCTTCGCGGAGCACTGCGACTGGCTCGTCTCGAACGGCTGCGACGGCGTCGGGCCGAACGGCTCGCTCGGCGAGTACTCCTCGCTCACCGACGCCGAGCGTCGACGCGTCATCCAGGTGGCCGTCGAGGCCGTCGGCGACCGCGGCATCGTCGTGGCCGGCGTGCACGGTCCGGGCTCGCACCAGGCGAAGTACTGGGCGGAGCTCGCGGCGGAGGACGGCGCAAAGGGTGTGCTCTCGCTCCCGCCGACGATGTACCGCGCGAGCCGCTCCCAGGTCGTCGACCACTACGCGGCCATCTCCGAGGTGGGCCTGCCGATCATGGCCTACAACAACCCCATCGACACCAAGGTCGACCTCGTACCCGACCTCGTGGCGGAGCTCGCGCAGATCGAGAACGTCGTCGCGATCAAGGAGTTCTCGGGCGACGTGCGCCGCGCCTTCGAGATCGCCGAGCTGTGCGACATCGACATCATCGCCGGCGCCGACGACGTCGTCTTCGAGCTCCTGCTCGACGGAGCCGTCGGCTGGTTCGCCGGCTTCCCGAACGCGTTCCCCGCCGAGTCCGTCGAGATCTACACCCTCGTCCGCTCCGGCCGGATCGACGAGGCGCGCGAGCTCTACAAGGCGCTCGTCGCGATCTTCCGCTGGGACTCCCGCGTGGAGTTCGTGCAGGCCATCAAGCTCAGCATGGAGATGGTCGGCCGCTACGGCGGACCGTCGCGCCCGCCCCGCGGTCCCCTCACGCCCGAGCACGAGGCCGGCGTGCGCGCCGACATGCAGCGCGCGATCGACTATCTCGCATCGCGGACCCCCGCGCTCGTCTGA